The DNA segment TAAATGAGAAAGACCACAATATTCTGGGAGCTGTCAGATTCAATAGCAGGTAACCATCTGGTTCAAATCAAAAGCATTACCATAAACATGGCATTAAAGATCAGATAAGAGCTAGAATCTTTTCCAAAACAAACTGTCAGCTACACAGGTGGCGCACACACACCGAGGACAAAGATTATGGGAAAAGAGAGAAGCATCACACCTGCTAGAAGGTTTACAAATGCAAGCAAGGATCCAAGCCCAAAGTAAAACTGCATTTCCAAGAAAATATTGACCTAGCTGTCGTAAATTTTGCATCGGACACTATAAAAGGTACTTGATCCTAATTTTGCTTCCTGAAGGCTCTAAGTTTCTTTGCATATCAAAAGTAGCTTCAGTTTGATTCCTGTTTCAGGGTTAGGAAAGGAGGTCATACTCTGGAGATTACCGACCAAATAGGCATACACATTTTTGGCAGTACAGATTCTCACAAATCAACCATTTTCATTATAAGTTATGGAGTCACCAATACATAAATTTTGAAGACAGGTCATGTTGAATTACCTCACACTAATTGATGATTGTGGAGTATAGTCATTTATTAGGAGGAGAAGTtatttcaattttatttatttgtacaaacTTCCTACAGTTCCCCCACTAAATACATAGAAAGTTCCTTTTGTTAATGAATAAATGATTATGAGCATTAAGTCAAGGATAGTATGTATAACCATTTCTTTTCCTACAAATAGGATCCAATTTGATACGCTGACATGTAAACTTAAATTGGCAATTCATGGAGATTTCAAACTTTGATGGACTTTATTCTCTTAATTGGAAAAAAGGCCTCTAAACGCTATCTATCAAGAGCAAATAAGTCAAATTAAGAAAAAAGGATAGACCAACAGCCTATTGAATTACTTGCTAATAAATTCTTTACTGGTATCAGTCCGGTACTCCCTGCATGAAAATTCTACCTCCATACCTGGTTATGTTGGCAAAACATGCATCTAGTTTGGCAATGATCTAATCTGAAAGATGAAACAATCATTCAAAAGTTCCATCCACATGCATCATCCAGACACTACAACCATCACATGAACTGCCATGAACCATGCTACTTAAGACATTTTCACAACAATTTTTGGCATTGGCCTttgcaaaaaatataaaatttttcgcATAAATTTCATGTAGTGGAAGAGATTTATCATCTATCTACCTATTTTCCTGCAAAACTCGCATGTGCCACCTATCATCTCTAGTCGTGAGGGTTCAATGTCCAAGAAAGGGTATGAAAAGTTATTGAACACAAAAGGCAGTTCCTACATCTGTAATTCAAAAATGACAAACTTATGTGCCCGAAATTGTAAAGTACCATATTAGTGACTTGTATACCATAATTGCAGGATTGCCAGGTATTCTCTTTCAGTCATGATAGATCATCACACCCCCAGCATATTGTGCACTCCATATAGCCTTACCATATTGTGCACTCCATATTGTGCAATCGATACATCCTTACCATCTCTATGTATTTTCCTACCATCAACAATTCAAAACAACCAGGACTCTGATTGAACACAATGCTTCCTCATAGTTAATTTCCTAGCCCCATTTTACTCTTTCAGTGTTTCAATTTCTTCTCTAGTTACAAACCCTATACCCATTTTCCCAACTTATATCTCATTGAATCTCAACCTTCAGAGAGCAAACCACAGCAAATCAAGAACATGGTGCagcaaataaaaacataaaatattaCTGATACTTCTTTTAATACTTGGAAGTAATTTCTTTCTACTTTATTTCTCAGGAAACAATAAAAATTTCTTCAAGTTAAACATGTAATTGTGTCTTCTCTCAAAGTGTACATGATAAATATTCCAGAATCTAGATATAATGTATGAACAAATTCGACTAAATCATAGAAGTTCAGAAGTTGAATCTCAAATGGTGCAAAATAATTATAATGTATGAAGAAGTTCATCTAAATCCATAGCATCTCAGACATCGCACAGGTGGGTATATATAACCCTTCAAATGGTTTGAAATCTAATAAGAGGTCTCCACTAAAACATCAGCAGTTTCAAATATCTTTAAACCAACCAATTCACAAGATCAGTAAAGTGATCGACACTCTTTCCAGTGGATCTCCACATCCAGGTCCCTATTACAAAATTATGAGTATCATGTCTTCCACAACAATCGGACGGTTGCAGTCagacaaaatatttttcttttgtattCACTTGTTTCCTGGTCTAGAAACAGAGGAGATATATTTTGATGAAGTGTGCTTGTTAAGCAAGGGCTCAAGAGGTTTTACTATTTTCTGGTTACAAGGAGATCATGGAGTTTGCTGATATTATCTAGCAACCAAATGTTCCCGGCACTTCAAAGAAATCCTGGCGGTGCAAATACTTTAGAAGAATGCAGAATATTCAAGGtctattttttttagttttgaagAATTAAAGAATACGAGTAAGAAATTCAAATTGCTAAAGATGAAGATAAGAGTTCACTTACGTGTTTTTAATGGATAACACTTCCTCCATGTGTTTTCCCTTCACCCATTCAGTAGCTGCAATAGATACCAGATCAATATCTGAGTTGCATTGAACAAAAAATAACTTCCTACTCTCAAAATAGAAAAATCATTCATGGAACTGACGACAAGTTCATATGTTAACCAAAACACTGCATATAAGGAACAAGATTATGAGCCTAATAATCTTTAGCAATAAAGAGTAGTAACCCTTCCCTTCCTGGCAGCTTTCGACAGCTATAAGTTACAAAATCAGACGCAAGTCTAATTTCATAATATTCCCAGAGATCACCAAAAGATTTGAAATTATACTCCATCCTTTGAAGCCCGAAGAGAACAACTGGAACCGCAGGATAACAAATAAAACTGAGCTATATGAAAGTCCAGAGCTCTTAATTGTCACCCACATCTGGTATCAAACGTAGGATCCGACTACAGAAATTAAGATCgtaatttcctttttcttgtgaAACAACTAACTGCTTCCATATATCTTAAGGAATATGGACACCCAAATTGAAGTAATTAAACCATATTAATGCTTGGATGTGGAGGTTTGATCCCCTGGGTGAGGTTGATTGACCAAAGTTCCTTTTTTTCTCCTCCCTATAAATTTCTGAGATTATCCAAATCCCATCAATAGCATTTAAAGATTAACTTTATGGAATGGATCATTTTCTGGATTCCAAAAACCaagaaaatattatcttttaatcATTTTCTACATAATCAGACAACACAAATCAATTCTCCACCTCCAAACCTAAATCTATTAAGAATTTATCTGAACTATTTCATTAGAGACCAAATCGGACGTcaccaagaaaaaaaaggaatggaTGAAAATCGGAGAAGGGATTAAGAACTAGGGATCGGAGGGTCAGACCGACGGAGGAGGAGGCGATGGCGGAGCCACAGCCGAAGGTCTTGAAGCAGGCGTCGACGATTTTCCCGGTGGCATCGTCGACCTTTATCTGGAGCTTCATCACATCGCCACACGCGGGCGCGCCGACCAGGCCCGTTCCCACCGTCGGATCGTTCTTGTCGAAGGAGCCGACGTTCCGGGGATTGTCGTAGTGGTCCACCACCCTCTCGTGATACCCCCGCGCGGCCACCGCCGCCGTCGGAGCCCGGTGCTCCGACCCTAACCTTAGAAATCGCCTCCCCGCGGCCCTCAACATCCTCCTTTTTTTTCTGTACCCTCTCGGACCGCCTCTGGACCGAAGACAGAAAGGAGAACAGCACTTCCATAGGAGC comes from the Musa acuminata AAA Group cultivar baxijiao chromosome BXJ1-10, Cavendish_Baxijiao_AAA, whole genome shotgun sequence genome and includes:
- the LOC135595966 gene encoding iron-sulfur cluster assembly protein 1-like, with product MLRAAGRRFLRLGSEHRAPTAAVAARGYHERVVDHYDNPRNVGSFDKNDPTVGTGLVGAPACGDVMKLQIKVDDATGKIVDACFKTFGCGSAIASSSVATEWVKGKHMEEVLSIKNTEIAKHLSLPPVKLHCSMLAEDAIKAAVKDYEAKKTKLAAGNAETTQTEKVDGA